The nucleotide window AGCCGGTGCTTCTTCTGCAGGTACCGTCACTTGCGCTTCTTCCCTGCTGAAAGAGGTTTACAACCCGAAGGCCGTCATCCCTCACGCGGCGTCGCTGCATCAGGCTTTCGCCCATTGTGCAATATTCCCCACTGCTGCCTCCCGTAGGAGTCTGGGCCGTGTCTCAGTCCCAGTGTGGCCGGTCGCCCTCTCAGGCCGGCTACCCGTCGTCGCCTTGGTAGGCCATTACCCCACCAACAAGCTGATAGGCCGCGGGCTCATCCTTCACCGCCGGAGCTTTTAACCCCGTCCCATGCAGGACAGAGTGTTATCCGGTATTAGACCCCGTTTCCAGGGCTTGTCCCAGAGTGAAGGGCAGATTGCCCACGTGTTACTCACCCGTTCGCCACTAATCCACCCCGAAGGGCTTCATCGTTCGACTTGCATGTGTTAAGCACGCCGCCAGCGTTCGTCCTGAGCCAGGATCAAACTCTCCGTGAATGTATTCCCGTAATCGGGACGACACCACGAGAGCGGAACGACCGAGTCGGAATATGACCGGTCGTTCACAGCGTCCTCGCTAGTGTTGCCTACCCGGACCACGAGGGCCCGTAATAGGACTTTTCAAAGGAACCACCAACCTGCCGAAGCAGGCCGGGGTATCAACATATCTGGCGTTGACTTTTGGCACGCTGTTGAGTTCTCAAGGAACGGACGCTTCCTTCGGTCCCGTTTCACCGGGGCCCTCCGGGCGCTTCCCTTCGTTCTTGCGTTTCCGACTCTATCAGACTCTTTCGTGTCCGATTCCCGGTCGAAGCGGGATTCGCTTTCCAGTTCCTCGCTTTCGCGTTTCCCTTTCCGGCGAGTCCGACTCTACCAGATCCTTTCGGGCCTGATTCCCAGTCAGTGGGGCTGTCCTCCCGGCTGTTGGGCCGTTCCGACGTCCCAAACTCTAGCGGATTCCCCCGGCGACTCATAATCGAGTCTTTCGAAATGAATTCCGGCATGCCGAAATTCTCTCCGGTGGGAGGTCGTGCTGAGTTTGGGTTGCCGCGTGCGCGGCGGGATCGGTTGTCGCAGAACCGTTCCGGCCCCCTGACAACTCGAAGAACCTTACGGATCGGGGAGGGTCGTGTCAACCCCGCCCCGGGACTAATCAGTCCAGGTCGGTCAGGCGGCCGCCGGCGTCCGGCTGGGCGTGCTCCACGCGGCGCAGCAGGCGGATCAGCATGTCGCCCAGGCCGCCGCGTTCGTCATCGGAAAGGTCCTGGAGCAGGTCTTCCTCGAAGGCGGTCGCCATACGCATCGCCTCCAGCCACTTCGTACGGCCTACATCCGTCAGTTCGACGATGACGCGTACCCGGTTGTTCTCGTCCCGGTCGCGGGTGACCAGCCCCTCTCCCGCCATGCGGTCGATGCGGTGGGTCACCGCGGCAGGGGTGAGCCCGAGGCGCTTGGCGAGTTCGCCCGGTCCCAGTCGGTAGGGAGAGCCGGCCAGAACGAGGGTCTTGAGGACCTCCCATTCGGCGTTGCTGATGCCGAGGGCGGCGAGCTGCCTCCCGTACGCGACGTTCATACGGCGGTTCAGCCGGCCGAGAGCCGAGACGACCTGCTCGACCTGGGGGTCGAGATCGTGGAATTCGCGCTGGTAGGCGGCGATCTGTTCGTCGAGGCTCGGCTCCTGCGGGCCGGGCCCGGGGGTGTCGGACATGGCGGGCAGTATGGCACGCCTTCTCCGGCCATCGAAGTCCTTCAAGGTCAATTGTTAACTGTCTAACTTTAGTGCTAAAGTCTTCGAGTCTTGGTAGTTCGATGTTGACTGATGTCTTCGAGATCTTGAGGTAGGTGAGCGTGACCAGGGAGATGGGCGCAGCGCTGCGGCGGATCCAGGTCGGGAGCGCGCTGAGCGCGTTCGGGCTGGGCTTCACCGTTCCGTATCTGTACGTCTACGTGGCGCAGGTACGGGATCTTGGTGCCGGTACGGCGGGTGTCGTACTGGCTGTCTTCGCCATGGCAGCACTAGCAGTCCTGCCGTTCACCGGGCGGGCCATCGACCGGCGCGGTCCGATGCCCGTGCTGATCCTCGCCGCCGCAGTGGCCGCCGTGGGTGCTGCCGCACTGGGGGTGTCCGGCGACGTGACGACCACCGTGCTGTCGGCCGCCGTGCTCGGAGCGGGCACCGCGGTCATGCAGCCGGCGCTCGCCACGATGCTGGTGTGGTGCTCCAGCGCCTCCACCCGCACCCGTGCCTTCGCCATGCAGTTCTTCCTGCAGAACCTGGGCCTCGGCATCGGCGGGCTCTTCGGCGGGCTGATCGTCGACACCGACGATCCGTCCAGCTTCACCCTGCTGTTCCTGATCGAGGCGGTGATGTTCGTCGTACTCGGTGTCGTCGCGGGGACCGTCCGCATGCCGCGTACCCACTCCATCGCCGACGCCAGGCCCACCGACGGCACGGCTCCCAAGGCCGGGCTCCGGGTGCTGCTCTCGCACCGGGCGATGGTGCAGCTGTGTGTGCTGGGCTTCGTGCTGTTCTTCGCCTGCTACGGACAGTTCGAGTCCGGGCTCGCGGCGTACGGCACCGAGGCCGCCGGGATCGAGCCCTCGACCCTGGGTATCGCACTGGCCGCCAACACCGCCGTCATCGTCGCCGCACAGTTCGTCGTGCTGCGGCTGGTGGAGCGGCGCCGACGGAGCCGGGTCATCGCGTGGGTCGGCGTGATCTGGGCGTTCGCCTGGATCGTGGCCGGGTACGCGGGCCTGGGCCACGGCAGCCAGACCATGGCCACCGCCGCGATGATCTCGACGTACGCACTGTTCGGACTCGGTGAGTCGATGCTGTCGCCGACCGTGGCTCCGCTGGTCGCCGATCTGGCGCCGGAGTCGATGGTCGGGCAGTACAACTCGGCCTTCGCGCTCTGCAAGCAGCTGGCGCTGGCCGTCGGCCCGGCCGTGGGAGGGCCCATGGGGGCGACGCTGCACGGGCCGTACATCGTGACGTTCGTACTGTTCTCACTGGGCATCACCGTGCTGGCCCTTCGGCTGGGCCGCCGGCTCACCCCCGTACAGGACCGGCCTTCGCTCGCACCCGTGCAGTCGCGGGTGGTGGCCGTGTCACTGCCGACGACCGAACCGGCCGCGGCGCCGGCGACGCCCGCCGCCGCTCACTGAGGCAGCGCGAACTCGCACCACACCGCCTTGCCGCCGCCCGGGGTGCGACGGCTGCCCCAGGACGAGGCGATCGTCGCGACGATGGAGATGCCGCGTCCCGCCTCGTCCGCAGGCTCGGCCCGGCGACGGCGCGGCAGGTGGTCGTCGCCGTCGGTCACCTCGATGATCAGACGCCTGTCCGTACGGCGCAGGCCGAGACGCATCGGCGGTGTGCCGTGCTGGAGGGAGTTCGCGACGAGTTCGCTCGCCGCGAGGACGCCCAGGTCGCACAGTTCGACGGGGAAGCGCCAGGACGTGAGCACTCCGGTGGCGAACGCGCGGGCGCGCGGGGCGGCCTCGACACCGCCGAGGAGATCGAGCGAGGCGTTGTGGAACAGCTCCGCGTTCGAGCCCGTACGCGCGGGGTGCTGGACCACCAGGACGGCCACGTCGTCATCGTGTTCCGCGGTCACGCCGAGGGAGCGGATGAGGCGGTCGCACACCACCTGAGGTGATCCCTTGGCGCCCTGGAGCGCGCGCTCCAGGGCCGCCACGCCTTCGTCGATGTCCTCGCTGCGTCGCTCGACGAGGCCGTCCGTGTAGAGGACGGCCGTGGAGCCGGGGGGCAGGGCGATCGTGCCGGAGGTGTGGATCCAGCCGCCGGTGCCGAGCGGGGGCCCGGTCGGGTCCTCGGCGCGGTGGATGACGCCGTCCTCGTCGCACACGAGGATCGGGAGGTGGCCGGCGGAGGAGTAGACCAGGTGCCCCTCGTTCGGATCGTGGACCGCGTAGACGCACGTGGCGATCTGGCTGGCGTCGATCTCGGCGGCGAGACCGTCGAGGAGCTGAAGGACCTCGTGGGGCGGCAGGTCGAGACGTGCGTAGGCGCGGACCGCGGTGCGCAGCTGGCCCATGACAGCCGCGGCACGCACGCCGCGGCCCATCACGTCCCCGATGACGAGGGCCGTGCGGCCCGCGCCGAGGGTGATGACGTCGTACCAGTCGCCGCCGACCGCCGCGTCCGTGCCGCCCGGCTGGTACGTCGCGGCGATGCGCAGGTCGTCGGGCTGCTCCAGCTCCTGCGGGAGCAGGGAGCGCTGGAGGGTGACGGCCGTTTCGCGGTGGCGGCGCTCGCTCGTGCGCAGGCGCTCGGCGGCGTCGGCGTGGTCGGTGACGTCGGTGGCGTACACCAGGACGCCTGCCTCGCTCTCCTCGCCGGTGGCTGTCACGGGGGTGCAGGTGACGGTGTAGGAGCCACCGCCGAGAGCCTTGCGGGACTTGACCGTGCGGGGTGTGCCGCTGCGCAGCACCTGGTCCAGGAGCGGCAGCAGCCCCAGCTCGACGAGCTCGGGCATGGCGCCGGCCGCCGGGGTGCCGGCGGGGCGGGGGCCGAACGCGGCCTCGTACGCCTCGTTCACATAGGTGACGCGGTGGTCGGGGCCGTGGAGCAGGGCGACCGGGGCGGGTAGCCGGCCGAGGATCTCGCGGGCGGAGAGGGCTTCCAGACCGGGACGCTGTCCGGCCTCGGCCTCGGCCGTTTCCGCGCGGCCGCCGCCGCCGTCGCCGTCGCCGTCCGGCAGGACGGTCACGGTCTCCGGCTTGGCGCACTCGGCGCGGGCCGCGGGAACGGAACTGCGGTCGTCCCGCGCGGCGGCTCGTCGCTGCGTGCCGGGAAGGCGGGCGCTCCAACGCGTGAAGTTCACGGAATTTCTGGCCTCGTGTGTCGGTCTGGTCCGCTCGGGCGGGCTGCTTCTTCTGCCGGTCTGCCGGGTTCTCTGCCCGGCTCTCTGCCGGTTCTTCTACCGTTCCAACGCCCGGGTCCACGCCCTGGTCATGCTCGGTTCCGTTGTCGGGACGGGACGCCGGGGCGGGACCCGGGAACGCGCGGCCGGGCCTCGTCGTGCTGGTGGGGCGCCGCTGGTGGTCACTGCTGGCCACTGCCGACAGGGTCACTCTGTGCACGTGTGGGCCCACCTATGGTCACACGTCCAGTGTGCCGGTCCGCACTGACAGTGGTCGTTCAGCCGCCGGTCGGCCACGGGTCGGCCACGGGTCCGGAGGCTGAACGAAAGCCGTCGCAATGGCGCCGGGGTCCCGGCCGGGACCCCGGCGCCATCGGCTCAGTCGGCCGTCTTCGGCGGGTCGCTGTCCTTCGGGGGCGCCGCGGCTCTTCCGGGGCTTCCCGGATTCCCTTTCCGGCCGGGACGGCTTCCGTTGCTTCCGTGGCCGCCGGCCGCGAGGGCGAATTCCGCGCGGGGGTGTTCCAGCGAGCCGAGCGAGACGATTTCCCGCTTGAAGAGTCCGGCCAGGGTCCATTCGGCAAGGACGCGCGCCTTCCGGTTGAACGTGGGGACCCGGCTGAGGTGGTACATACGGTGCATCAGCCAGGCCGGGTAGCCCTTGAGCTTGCGACCGTAGACGTGCGCGACGCCTTTGTGGAGCCCGAGAGACGCAACGGCGCCGACATAGGCGTGCCGGTACTCCTTGAGCGGGCGGCCGTCGAGCGTCGCGAGGATGTTCTCGGCGAGGAGCGCGGCCTGGCGCACCGCGTGCTGGGCGTTGGGGGCGGTCTCCCTGCCCGGTTCGGCGACGGTCAGGTCGGGAACGGCCGCGGCGTCGCCCGCCGCCCACGCGTGCGGGGCGCCGTCGACCGCGAGCGTGGCCGTGCAGCGGAGCCGTCCGCGTTCGGTGAGCGGCAGGTCGGTCCTGGCGAGGAGCGGTGCGGGTTTGACGCCCGCCGTCCATACGAGCGTGCGGGTCGGGAAGCGGGAGCCGTCGCTGAGTACGGCGACCCGGTTCTCGCACGAGTCCAGACGGGTGTCGAGGCGTACGTCGATGTTCCGGCCGCGCAGCTCCCGGATGGCGTACTTCCCCATCGCGTCACCGACCTCGGGCAGGATGCGGCCGGACGCCTCGACGAGGATCCATTTCAGGTCCGTGGCCTTGATGTTGTGGTAGTACCGCGAGGTGTACCGCGCCATGTCCTCGAGTTCGGCGAGTGCCTCGACGCCCGCGTAGCCGCCGCCCACGAAGACGAAGGTGAGGGCGGCGTCGCGGATGGCGGGATCACGCGTGGCGGAGGCGATGTCCATCTGCTCGATGACGTGGTTGCGCAGGCCGATGGCCTCCTCGACGGTTTTGAAGCCGATGCCGAAGTCGGCCAGGCCGGGGATCGGGAGGGTGCGTGACACGGAGCCCGGTGCCATGACGATTTCGTCGTACGCGATTTCCCGTGCGCCGGTGCCGTCCTCGCCCGAGGCGAGTGTGGTCACGGTGGCGGTGCGCTTGGCGTGGTCGACGTGTTCGGCCTCGCCGATGACGATCGTGCAGTGGTTCAGGACCCGGCGGAGCGGAACGACGACATGACGGGGCGAGATGGAGCCCGCGGCCGCTTCCGGGAGGAACGGCTGGTACGTCATGTAGGGCTCGGGGGTGATCACCACAATCTCGGCATCGCCGCTCTTCAGTCTCTGCTTCAGCTTCCGCTGGAGACGCAGCGCTGTGTACATCCCGACGTAGCCGCCACCGACTACGAGAATGCGCACACCCGGCCGGGTGCGGGGGGTCGTCCCCCGGAAATCTGAAGCCATCACCATCCCATGACGCAACGGAGTCCGGTGTTTGTCCACAGGCCCGGCACATTGTGTGACTGGAGGCCAGGGACGGGCCGGTGACGCCCGCGAGTCGCGGGAGGCGGCACCTGTGCAGGTCAGACGTTGTGGGAGGGGTGATGGACGGGGGTGGAATCAGTGGCGAACCGGCCCTTGCTCCGATCGGGGGGCGCTCCGTGCGGAACAACCCCCTTCTGAATTGACTCGGGCTCAACTATGTTCGTACCCCGTCGGGGTGTCGGGGCGGACAGTGATCCGCTCCTCGACGGACACGACGGGGAAGTCTCCGGGGGGAGACGTCATGACCGGGGGAAGCATGCACATTCAGGATTCGCATTGGCAGGCCGCTGTCTCGTCCTCTTCCGAGGGCCATGGACGGCTGAGCGCGGTGGGAGCGGTCGGTACCGCGGGGGTGGCCGCGGCCGCCGCTCGTCAGGCACCGCTCCGCGTGGACGCACAGCGCAATCTGGAACACGTTCTGCGGGCAGCGCGTGAGGTGTTCGGCGAGCTGGGTTACGGGGCCCCGATGGAAGACGTGGCGCGTCGCGCCAGGGTCGGAGTCGGCACTGTCTACCGGCGGTTCCCGAGCAAGGACGTGCTGGTCCGGCGGATAGCCGAGGAGGAGACCTCCCGGCTGACCGAGCAGGCTCGGGCCGCGCTCGGGCAGGAGGAGGAGCCGTGGTCGGCGCTCTCCCGCTTCCTGCGGACGTCCGTGGCATCGGGTGCGGGCCGGCTGCTGCCGCCGCAGGTGCTGCGCGTGGGCGTCGAGGCCGACGCGTCGCCCGCGCCGGTACGGGAGCCGGGTGCGGATCCCCATGCCGAGGCGGCGCCGGGCGAGAACCATGAGGCGACGCGGGTCCCGCATCAGCGGCAGGGCCTGGGCCAGCCCGACCTCTGCGTGGTCTCTCAGCGCTCGGCCGTCGAGGAGCTCGACGACGAGGACACGGGATCGGTCGAACTGCTGGAGGTCGTGGGCAGGCTCGTCGACCGGGCACGGGAGTCGGGCGAACTCCGCGGTGATGTGACGGTGGCCGATGTGCTGCTGGTCATCGCCACGGCCGCACCGGCTCTGCCCGACTCGGCTCAGCAGGCCGCGGCGTCGGCACGCCTGCTCGACATCCTGCTGGAGGGGCTCAGGTCCCGGACCGTGTGAGTGGCCCGGCGCCCGTGCGGCCGGGGTCTCGTCCCCGGCCGACGGGCACCGGCTCGGCATCCGCCGTCAACTCCGCTCCTGCCGGGGAGGGTTGAATCGTCCCCGGACGAGTGATCTCTCCTGCCCAAAGGCGGGAAATCCACCTCGGATGAGTGGTTGCCGGGGCCAACAGTCCGTGGCGATCGCGCTCTGTGGCACTCTTGCCCGGTTCGGGTCCGAAGGCGCGTACGGGGGCTTCCGCGATGAGCGGTGACGGGCAACAGGGAGTACCGCTCGACGGCATCGCTGCCGCGGGCGGGGGTGCGGAGACCGGCGGACAGGTGCCGAGTCAGGCCGGACCGGGGCGCTCGGCCGGTGACGCCGAGGGCGGCGCCGTCCTGCCCGGCCCCTGGCCCGCGCCCGTCGAGGACGCTCCGGCGGTTCCGCCTCAGCGCGAGGGCGGCAGCGCCACCTCGGACGACGTGGTGTCCGACGCCCAGTTGATCCAGGCCATGCGGACCGGTGACGACCAGGCGTACGACGAACTGTTCCGGCGGCACTCGGGTGCGGTGCGCCGCTACGCGCGCAACTGCTGCCGCGACGCGCACACCGCCGACGATCTGACGGCCGAGGTGTTCGCGCGCACGCTCCAGGCGGTGCGCGGCGGCAAGGGGCCCGAGGAAGCCGTCCGGGCCTACCTCATGACCGCCGTACGGCATGTCGGCGCCGCCTGGACGAAGAGCGCCAAGCGCGAGCACCTGGTCGACGACTTCGCGGTCTTCGCCGCGCAGTCGACGCGTACGTCCGAGCTCTCGGACGACGACACCCTGGAACTGGGCGCCGATGTGCTGGCGATGCACGAGGCCGAGCAGTCGATTGCCATGCAGGCGTTCCGCAGCCTCCCCGAGCGCTGGCAGGCGGTGCTCTGGCACACCACCGTGGAGGAGGAGTCGCCGAGCGAGATCGCCCCGCTGTTCGGACTGACCGCCAACGCCACGGCCGTACTGGCCAGCCGGGCCCGCGAAGGACTCAAGCAGGCCTATCTCCAGGCCCATGTGAGCCGGGCTCTGACGACGGGCGGCGACTGCGCCCAGTACGCGGACCGGCTCGGCGCGTACGCCCGGGGCGGTCTGCGTATGCGGGCCGAGCGCGGGCTGCGCAAGCATCTGGACGAGTGCGCGAAGTGCCGGATCGCCGCGGGCGAGCTGACGCACGTCAATGCCGGGATTCCGGCCCTGCTGCCCATCGCGGTCATCGGCTGGTTCGCCGCCGGTTACTCGCTCAAGGCCGCGGGAATCGCCGCGGGAGGCGTGGCGGGCGCGACGGGCGCGGGTGCCGCGGCGGCGGCCACCGGCGGTGGCTCCTCCGGGGCGGCCGCCGGTGGCGCGGCGGCCGAGGGCCTCGGTGCGCCGGCGAAGGCCGGGATCGCCGCTGCGGTGGCCGTGGCGGCCGCCGCCGGGCTGGTGTGGGCCCTGGTCGGCGACGACCAGCCGAAGCCCGAGCCGAAGCCGGTGGCCAAGCCGCCGGTGGTGGCTCCCGTCGTCCCCTCTCCCGAACCGCCGCCGAAGCCACGGCCGCCGGCCCCGCCCGCCCCCGCTCCGGCCCCCGCTCCGGCCCCCGCTCCGGCTCCGGCTCCTGAGCCGAAGCCCACGCCGAAGCCGACTCCCAGCCCGACTCCGCCGCCGAGCCCGAGTCCGAGCCCCGAGCCGCCGAAGCCCACTCCCCCACCGCCCACTCCGTCGCCCGAGCCTCCTCCGAAGCCGCCCGCGCCCGCCCCGCCTCCCGCCCCGCCTCCCGCGCCGGCTCCGAAGGTGTACCAGGTCAGCGAGATGCAGTACACGGCGTTCGGCGACCACACCGAGCCGGAGGTGGTGATCGGCAGGAGCAGCTGGGTCTGGCAGCGTTCGGGCCTCTCGATCGGCACCACGCGGTACGCGCACGGGGTGACCGTCCACGCGAACTCCTCCGTGCTCATCCAGCTGAACCGGCGGTGCACCCGCTACGAGGCGATGGTCGGCGTCGACGACATGACGATGGGTCTCGGCGCGGTGCGCTTCTCCGTATTCGACGGGGACGGGGACGGGGCGCGGCTGTGGCGGTCACCGGTGATGAGTGGCGGTGACGCGGCCGTTCCCGTGAGTGTCGGCATCGCGGGGCTGGAGCAGATCCGTCTCGTCGTGGAGGCGGACGAGGCCAGGAAGAACGCGAAGCCGTTCAACTCGGTGGCTCTGGCCGACTGGGCGGAGTCGCGGGTCAGCTGCGCGTAGGACCGGCCGGGCGGCGCGGGGCTGTGTGCCGGCAGGCCTACGACTGAAGCGTGCGCCTGGCCGGGACCACACCGCCCGCCACCGCGCGCTGGCGCGGCGCCGCCGTGCCCGTCCAGCAGGTGCCCCGGCGGGCGAGGAGCCGCCGCAGCCAGAGTTCTGTGGACGCCAGCTCGGCCAGCCCGTCCAGCGGGAGCGGCTCGCCTTCGGACGCGGCTCGCAGTGCCTTGCGTACGACGCGTGCCTCGACCAGGCCCGCGTCGGCCAGGAGCGGGGCGTCGAACAGGTCGAGCAGTTCGGGGAGCGCGGCGCGCAGTCCGACGCGGGTGGCCGCCGTCGAGGTGCCCTGGGAGGTGGCGCCCCAGCCCGGTGGCAGGTCCTGGATGCCCGCGCCCGCCAGGACTCTGCGCAGGATCGCGGCACGCGCCCCCGGCTGGACCCGGAGCGATTCGGGAAGGGCCCGGGCGGCTCGTACGACCTGGTTGTCCAGGAAGGGGGCGTGGAGGCGCTGGCTGCGGATCTCGGCGGCCTGTTCCAGGATTCGGTGATCGTTGGCGTGCCGGGCGAGCACGGCGCGGGCGCGGGCCTCGCCGGGGCGCTGTACGGAGGTGGGCCGGATCGCCGCCTGCTGGAGGCGAACCGATACTTCGGCGAGTGCCTCACCCGTCAGCCAGCGGGCAGCGGGTCCGGGCCGTGACCAGGTGAGGGCGGAGAGAGACGCGTCGGCGGGCGTGTCGAGGCCGGGGGCGTATCGGTTGGCGTCCGGCAGCCGCTCGGCCGCCGCTTCGAGCCCGGTGCGGTACGACGTACGGGCGAGTCTGCGTGCCGCCCGGTAGACGGACAGCGGTACGAACAGGGAGTGCGCCGAGGGGCCTTCGGCCTTGGCGAGCGCGGCGACCGGGCGCAGCAGGTGGCGTCGGCGCCGGTCCAGCAGGAGGTCGGCCAGGCGGGCCGGGTGGGCGTCGAGTACCTGGCGGGCGCCGTGCCCCACGAAGTGGTCGGCGCTGCCCGCGGCGAGGCGGCGGCGGTGGCGTGCGGAGACGACGAGGGAGGGGCCGGGCTCGTCGGTGAGGGGCCCCTCCAGTTCGGCGTAGGGCAGGGCCTCCTCGCCCGCGGCGACGACCACGTGGTGGAGCCGGGGATCGGCGGCGATGACGCGGGCCCGTTCCAGCTCGTCCTCGTGGTCGCGGGCGGTGAGGTCGTTGAAGGTGACGGCGAGCAGCCGCTCCCCCGCTCCCGTGCCGTGGCCGAGGAGCGTGCCGGGCAGTCCTGGCAGCCCGGCGGCGAGCAGGGCGAGCGTGCCGGACGCACTGCCTCCGGACAGGTCGGCGCCGATGCCCGGTACGGGAGCCCCGCGGGCCGCGCGGCGCTCCGCGGGACCCATGCCGGGTACGGGCCCGGGGTCGACCGGCAGTGCTTCCGGGGCGTGGCGCGGCGCCAGGAGCCGGGCGCGTACGGCTTCGACCAGCGCGTCCCGCACGCCCTCCACGGCCCGGACCGGGTCGGTCTGGGGGGCCGCCACGGCGAGGGAGGCGACCGCCTCGTACCCGGTGATCTCCCGGGAGCCCTCGCGCAGGATGAGTGCGTGGCCTGGTGGGATGCGCTTCACGCCGGCGTACGGTGTGCCGTCGCCCAGCGCCTCCGGGGTGTCGGGGCAGGCCAGCAGGGCGGCCAGATGACCGATGTCGAGCTGGGCCTCGATGAGGTCGGCGAGCGGCAGGGCGGCGGTGGCGTACGCCGTGCCGTTGGCCCAGGGGGTGTGGAACACGGGGCGGGCTCCGGCCAGGTCCCCGGCGACGGTGATCCTGCGTCCGATCTGGACCACGGCCGTGTAGCTGCCGGGCCAGGCGGTGAGGTGACGCAGCGCTCCCCCGCGCGCGGCCAGCAGGCCGACGCGCAGTTGTTCGTCGGTGGCCCCGCAGCAGCCGAGGACGGCGATCCGGGCGGTGGGTGCGCCGGGGGGCGTCGCGACGCTGACGATGCGGATCTCGTCGGGCCGCCAGTCCCCGACGGCCCACAGCGGGTCCGGGTCCCCCCACAGGAGCTGGGACCCCACCGGATGAACCGTGCGCCCCTCGTCGCCCGCGTCGACGGCACCGACTGTGCCGAAGCTCGCGGCGATACTGCTCCACCCCACCAACCAACGCATCGCCGCCTCCACAGGCTGTGGGCAAACCGGCGCACCTGAACGAAGGAACGCCTGCTGCGGGACATGCTGCCACGACAACGGCCCAGCGGAGGGGGTACGAGCAGCGCACGCCGTAACTGCATGCGCCCCTGGCAAAGGCCCGACGGCGCCTTCCCGGGGGCTCCACCAACGGAACGTCACCTTCCGGGCGTTGGGGCATACGGGCGCCCTTATGAGCGGTGAAGGACCGTGCGGGAGGAAGTCGGAATCCGGCCACCACCGACCCGTCCGCATCGACCTCACTCGATAGGCGTCATTCAGCCATTCTCAGACGGTCACACCACGGCATGTGCCCCTTTCGCGACACGCCGCGACAGCCGGCCGGGCGCGCAGGACCGGCGGCGGGCGCCCCCGCTCGCCACCCGACCCGCCCCGGTCCCGCCCCCGTCGCGCCCCCGTGAGAACGCACGGTCCGGGAGGTGTGCTCCACCTCCCGGACCGGTCCACCGCTCGCGGGGAATGGAGCGGCGG belongs to Streptomyces finlayi and includes:
- a CDS encoding MFS transporter → MGAALRRIQVGSALSAFGLGFTVPYLYVYVAQVRDLGAGTAGVVLAVFAMAALAVLPFTGRAIDRRGPMPVLILAAAVAAVGAAALGVSGDVTTTVLSAAVLGAGTAVMQPALATMLVWCSSASTRTRAFAMQFFLQNLGLGIGGLFGGLIVDTDDPSSFTLLFLIEAVMFVVLGVVAGTVRMPRTHSIADARPTDGTAPKAGLRVLLSHRAMVQLCVLGFVLFFACYGQFESGLAAYGTEAAGIEPSTLGIALAANTAVIVAAQFVVLRLVERRRRSRVIAWVGVIWAFAWIVAGYAGLGHGSQTMATAAMISTYALFGLGESMLSPTVAPLVADLAPESMVGQYNSAFALCKQLALAVGPAVGGPMGATLHGPYIVTFVLFSLGITVLALRLGRRLTPVQDRPSLAPVQSRVVAVSLPTTEPAAAPATPAAAH
- a CDS encoding sigma-70 family RNA polymerase sigma factor, with product MSGDGQQGVPLDGIAAAGGGAETGGQVPSQAGPGRSAGDAEGGAVLPGPWPAPVEDAPAVPPQREGGSATSDDVVSDAQLIQAMRTGDDQAYDELFRRHSGAVRRYARNCCRDAHTADDLTAEVFARTLQAVRGGKGPEEAVRAYLMTAVRHVGAAWTKSAKREHLVDDFAVFAAQSTRTSELSDDDTLELGADVLAMHEAEQSIAMQAFRSLPERWQAVLWHTTVEEESPSEIAPLFGLTANATAVLASRAREGLKQAYLQAHVSRALTTGGDCAQYADRLGAYARGGLRMRAERGLRKHLDECAKCRIAAGELTHVNAGIPALLPIAVIGWFAAGYSLKAAGIAAGGVAGATGAGAAAAATGGGSSGAAAGGAAAEGLGAPAKAGIAAAVAVAAAAGLVWALVGDDQPKPEPKPVAKPPVVAPVVPSPEPPPKPRPPAPPAPAPAPAPAPAPAPAPEPKPTPKPTPSPTPPPSPSPSPEPPKPTPPPPTPSPEPPPKPPAPAPPPAPPPAPAPKVYQVSEMQYTAFGDHTEPEVVIGRSSWVWQRSGLSIGTTRYAHGVTVHANSSVLIQLNRRCTRYEAMVGVDDMTMGLGAVRFSVFDGDGDGARLWRSPVMSGGDAAVPVSVGIAGLEQIRLVVEADEARKNAKPFNSVALADWAESRVSCA
- a CDS encoding MarR family winged helix-turn-helix transcriptional regulator, producing the protein MSDTPGPGPQEPSLDEQIAAYQREFHDLDPQVEQVVSALGRLNRRMNVAYGRQLAALGISNAEWEVLKTLVLAGSPYRLGPGELAKRLGLTPAAVTHRIDRMAGEGLVTRDRDENNRVRVIVELTDVGRTKWLEAMRMATAFEEDLLQDLSDDERGGLGDMLIRLLRRVEHAQPDAGGRLTDLD
- a CDS encoding TetR/AcrR family transcriptional regulator, which encodes MHIQDSHWQAAVSSSSEGHGRLSAVGAVGTAGVAAAAARQAPLRVDAQRNLEHVLRAAREVFGELGYGAPMEDVARRARVGVGTVYRRFPSKDVLVRRIAEEETSRLTEQARAALGQEEEPWSALSRFLRTSVASGAGRLLPPQVLRVGVEADASPAPVREPGADPHAEAAPGENHEATRVPHQRQGLGQPDLCVVSQRSAVEELDDEDTGSVELLEVVGRLVDRARESGELRGDVTVADVLLVIATAAPALPDSAQQAAASARLLDILLEGLRSRTV
- a CDS encoding ATP-binding SpoIIE family protein phosphatase — translated: MNFTRWSARLPGTQRRAAARDDRSSVPAARAECAKPETVTVLPDGDGDGGGGRAETAEAEAGQRPGLEALSAREILGRLPAPVALLHGPDHRVTYVNEAYEAAFGPRPAGTPAAGAMPELVELGLLPLLDQVLRSGTPRTVKSRKALGGGSYTVTCTPVTATGEESEAGVLVYATDVTDHADAAERLRTSERRHRETAVTLQRSLLPQELEQPDDLRIAATYQPGGTDAAVGGDWYDVITLGAGRTALVIGDVMGRGVRAAAVMGQLRTAVRAYARLDLPPHEVLQLLDGLAAEIDASQIATCVYAVHDPNEGHLVYSSAGHLPILVCDEDGVIHRAEDPTGPPLGTGGWIHTSGTIALPPGSTAVLYTDGLVERRSEDIDEGVAALERALQGAKGSPQVVCDRLIRSLGVTAEHDDDVAVLVVQHPARTGSNAELFHNASLDLLGGVEAAPRARAFATGVLTSWRFPVELCDLGVLAASELVANSLQHGTPPMRLGLRRTDRRLIIEVTDGDDHLPRRRRAEPADEAGRGISIVATIASSWGSRRTPGGGKAVWCEFALPQ
- a CDS encoding NAD(P)/FAD-dependent oxidoreductase; this encodes MRILVVGGGYVGMYTALRLQRKLKQRLKSGDAEIVVITPEPYMTYQPFLPEAAAGSISPRHVVVPLRRVLNHCTIVIGEAEHVDHAKRTATVTTLASGEDGTGAREIAYDEIVMAPGSVSRTLPIPGLADFGIGFKTVEEAIGLRNHVIEQMDIASATRDPAIRDAALTFVFVGGGYAGVEALAELEDMARYTSRYYHNIKATDLKWILVEASGRILPEVGDAMGKYAIRELRGRNIDVRLDTRLDSCENRVAVLSDGSRFPTRTLVWTAGVKPAPLLARTDLPLTERGRLRCTATLAVDGAPHAWAAGDAAAVPDLTVAEPGRETAPNAQHAVRQAALLAENILATLDGRPLKEYRHAYVGAVASLGLHKGVAHVYGRKLKGYPAWLMHRMYHLSRVPTFNRKARVLAEWTLAGLFKREIVSLGSLEHPRAEFALAAGGHGSNGSRPGRKGNPGSPGRAAAPPKDSDPPKTAD